A DNA window from Xyrauchen texanus isolate HMW12.3.18 chromosome 6, RBS_HiC_50CHRs, whole genome shotgun sequence contains the following coding sequences:
- the LOC127645387 gene encoding alpha-2-HS-glycoprotein-like — MKLWATTIAALGLLAIGAWAQGVMPTFSFPPCDTPEAEAAALAAQDFLNAQHTHGYKYALNQIDKIKIISKPGEADTYLLELDFLETTCHVLDPTPVSQCPVRQKRFTAVEADCDFAISNTTQGLSIVAFKCKTETESAEDFCLGCHHLLPLNDTDGIQLIEASLDDFNRNHTLNTKFALFEIGRMTSQVVSGGNEYFAEYGIIGTNCTSPDDDICIPQNHTFAIHGFCLAQGSTKLNKVDCNVFKTQVLDPATNTTVRVQQLLHAHTSGPHHNPTIHGLKHHKLTTLHDPAASGLLSAESVESAELVVPKEAPVVKREVAASEVPAKDAMPDPTAAEPIPLRPVLIAPICPGKKKHF, encoded by the exons ATGAAGCTCTGGGCTACTACAATCGCTGCTCTTGGGCTCCTAGCAATAGGGGCATGGGCACAAGGGGTGATGCCCACATTCAGCTTTCCGCCCTGTGACACCCCAGAGGCTGAAGCAGCTGCTCTGGCGGCACAGGACTTTCTCAATGCTCAGCACACCCATGGCTACAAATATGCCCTTAATCAGATTGATAAAATCAAGATCATCTCCAAG CCAGGTGAAGCAGACACGTATCTTTTGGAGTTGGACTTTCTGGAAACTACTTGTCATGTCTTAGATCCGACACCAGTGAGCCAATGCCCAGTCCGACAAAAAAGATTTACG GCAGTTGAGGCAGATTGTGATTTTGCCATCTCAAATACAACTCAAGGTCTGTCTATTGTGGCATTCAAGTGTAAAACAGAGACCG AGTCAGCAGAGGATTTCTGTTTAGGTTGCCATCACCTCCTTCCTTTAAATGACACGGACGGCATTCAGCTCATTGAAGCCTCATTAGATGATTTCAATAGAAACCATACTCTAAATACTAAATTTGCACTCTTTGAAATTGGACGAATGACATCCCAG GTTGTCAGTGGCGGAAATGAGTACTTTGCAGAATATGGCATAATTGGGACTAACTGCACAAGTCCTGATGATGATATATGCATTCCCCAGAATCACACCTTCGCT ATCCATGGCTTCTGTCTAGCTCAAGGTTCGACCAAACTGAATAAAGTTGACTGCAATGTCTTCAAA ACCCAAGTTTTGGACCCAGCAACCAACACCACAGTGCGAGTCCAACAACTTCTACACGCGCACACTTCTGGACCGCACCACAACCCAACCATCCATGGCCTTAAACATCACAAGCTGACAACCCTCCACGACCCTGCTGCAAGCGGTCTGCTCTCTGCAGAATCTGTTGAATCAGCAGAGTTAGTGGTGCCAAAGGAAGCTCCTGTTGTCAAGAGGGAGGTTGCTGCATCAGAAGTGCCAGCCAAAGATGCAATGCCAGATCCAACAGCGGCAGAACCCATTCCTTTACGGCCAGTGCTCATTGCGCCGATCTGTCCaggaaaaaagaaacatttctga
- the LOC127645615 gene encoding adhesive plaque matrix protein-like — protein MTVKLQRGVTENLKIKVMNEWQPLLKASAKCGYSLVSHPEGMVIHAPFMPCTEAKDGMFTLILATENKFNLSCPALSFSLPINLFDLASKNDPSSSPVAVPVSSRLSPTTSNTVATTQPIQTPTTTQTTPRTSMSSTMQKLPTPYPYRTPGQSYFGPVPPNFPFVLFHPNVSPTIVPHDPPSAITQRPHSPVYPKPPKTWYPKPNLVLNPDPTQNSAVQQYPRYPLLPITTAPKSIPPKDKVISTTPMTHPVQWAPMFPPSNLVYPLYPGKPGSFAPSSEVFAHVPHWPHPSQTKPRPDFPPRLKPTEPQDMPKLDYAPPIPATTNMVEPPQLFNCPWYKPIPRNRSEMPSVHTKSPAVTAVSTPEATLSSPTTYSEMSEKAAKPHPSKRPYHSIITGPPMKIHFTPCTYSAPKNYPHTAVNFPHAHSFHCPTCCPSISYHNHHHFGHPFPASFLGTSSLTKITAQMAYVKGDDSSSYAPFPLIQGMSYNYGPYSPSRSSNGAAPPPNHAAMQYLELAEGPLKPAHASDTSKVLTRPTMCPHIFRTLASTTVSPRSAMKSANIAPVIRSLEPSKLHSTSSQNAPIAEPAVYQPELQPYVPQWDAPNNVGPLSQQIEHLDSSKLPAHAKHLSNYWYQAAHSNARPTMSDDPEKISHKGSMHRVTTPQPSDWLSSQPNQTHDMNPSVKLNVHSPMPRGPESFDTYWVHAVQSK, from the exons ATGACTGTGAAGCTACAAAGAGGGGTCACTGAGAACCTGAAGATCAAAG TTATGAATGAATGGCAACCTTTACTTAAAGCATCAGCTAAATGTGGATACAGTCTGGTGTCACATCCAGAAGGTATGGTCATCCATGCCCCATTTATGCCATGCACCGAGGCAAAG GATGGGATGTTCACCCTCATTTTGGCAACCGAGAACAAGTTTAATCTGTCCTGCCCAGCGTTGTCGTTTAGTCTTCCTATTAATTTGTTTGATCTTGCATCTAAAAATGATCCATCTAGTTCTCCTGTAGCTGTTCCAGTCTCATCGAGACTCTCTCCCACCACCAGTAATACTGTTGCAACCACACAGCCAATACAGACTCCTACTACTACACAAACAACTCCGAGAACCTCCATGAGTTCAACCATGCAGAAATTGCCTACTCCCTACCCTTATCGCACTCCTGGCCAGTCATATTTTGGTCCTGTTCCTCCTAATTTCCCTTTTGTACTTTTTCATCCAAATGTGTCTCCAACCATTGTTCCTCATGATCCCCCATCTGCCATTACCCAGAGACCACATTCACCCGTTTACCCCAAACCTCCTAAAACTTGGTACCCTAAGCCCAACTTGGTTCTCAACCCTGACCCCACTCAGAATTCAGCTGTACAGCAATATCCAAGATATCCTTTGCTGCCCATTACCACTGCTCCTAAAAGTATTCCTCCTAAAGATAAGGTGATTTCTACTACACCCATGACCCATCCTGTGCAATGGGCACCTATGTTCCCTCCCAGCAATTTGGTGTATCCTTTATATCCAGGAAAACCTGGATCTTTTGCTCCCTCCTCAGAAGTCTTTGCTCATGTCCCTCACTGGCCACATCCCTCCCAAACCAAACCAAGGCCTGATTTTCCCCCAAGATTGAAACCCACTGAACCACAGGACATGCCTAAACTGGACTATGCACCACCTATACCTGCCACTACAAACATGGTAGAACCACCTCAGCTCTTCAACTGTCCGTGGTACAAACCCATCCCACGAAATCGTTCAGAAATGCCATCTGTTCATACAAAATCACCAGCAGTTACAGCAGTCTCCACTCCTGAAGCTACTCTTTCCAGTCCAACAACGTATTCAGAAATGTCTGAAAAAGCTGCAAAGCCACACCCTTCAAAACGCCCCTATCATTCCATTATTACGGGTCCTCCTATGAAGATACACTTTACCCCATGCACTTATTCTGCCCCAAAGAACTATCCCCACACTGCAGTTAATTTCCCTCATGCACATTCTTTTCACTGTCCAACTTGCTGTCCTTCAATATCCTACCACAACCATCACCATTTTGGTCATCCTTTTCCTGCGTCTTTTCTTGGCACCTCAAGTCTGACCAAAATTACAGCCCAAATGGCATATGTAAAAGGAGATGACAGTTCATCCTATGCCCCATTTCCCCTTATTCAGGGCATGAGTTATAATTATGGCCCTTATTCACCCTCCCGTTCTTCAAATGGTGCTGCTCCACCACCTAATCATGCAGCAATGCAATATTTAGAACTCGCTGAAGGTCCTCTCAAGCCTGCTCATGCCTCTGATACTTCAAAAGTTTTGACAAGACCTACAATGTGTCCTCACATTTTTAGGACATTGGCATCAACTACTGTCTCTCCACGGTCTGCAATGAAATCTGCAAATATAGCTCCTGTTATACGCTCTTTGGAGCCATCCAAGCTGCATTCTACATCCTCCCAAAATGCACCAATTGCTGAACCTGCAGTTTACCAGCCTGAGTTGCAACCGTATGTTCCCCAGTGGGATGCTCCAAATAATGTTGGACCACTTTCTCAACAGATAGAACATCTAGATTCCTCAAAACTCCCAGCTCATGCCAAACATTTGTCAAATTACTGGTATCAAGCTGCTCATTCAAATGCAAGGCCCACCATGTCTGATGATCCTGAAAAAATCTCTCACAAAGGATCAATGCATCGTGTTACCACTCCTCAGCCTTCAGATTGGTTGTCTTCTCAACCAAACCAAACTCATGACATGAACCCTTCAGTGAAGCTGAATGTTCATTCCCCAATGCCCAGAGGCCCAGAATCATTTGATACATACTGGGTCCATGCTGTTCAGTCAAAATAG
- the LOC127645317 gene encoding profilin-2-like isoform X1, which yields MSWQSYVDNLMADGSCQDSAIVGYTDAKYVWASSEGGTFSGITPDEIDVIIGKDREGFFTSGMTLGKKKCSVIRDSLNVEGDWTMDIRTKSHNGEPTYNVSIGKAGKVLVFVMGKEGTHGGLLNKKAFGMAEYLRKVGY from the exons ATGTCTTGGCAAAGCTACGTGGATAACCTGATGGCCGATGGCAGCTGCCAGGATTCCGCCATTGTTGGCTACACGGACGCCAAATACGTTTGGGCATCGTCAGAGGGTGGTACTTTTAGCGGCATAACG CCTGATGAAATTGATGTGATCATTGGCAAAGACAGAGAGGGCTTCTTCACCAGTGGGATGACTCTAGGGAAAAAGAAGTGCTCCGTGATCAGAGACAGCCTTAATGTGGAAGGGGACTGGACAATGGACATCAGGACAAAGAGTCATAATGGAGAGCCGACATACAATGTTTCCATAGGCAAAGCTGGCAAAG TATTGGTTTTTGTCATGGGAAAGGAAGGTACCCATGGAGGATTGCTCAACAAGAAAGCATTTGGCATGGCTGAGTACCTGAGGAAAGTTGGATACTAA
- the LOC127645317 gene encoding profilin-2-like isoform X2, with translation MSWQSYVDNLMADGSCQDSAIVGYTDAKYVWASSEGGTFSGITPDEIDVIIGKDREGFFTSGMTLGKKKCSVIRDSLNVEGDWTMDIRTKSHNGEPTYNVSIGKAGKVLVLVMGKEGVHGGGLNKKAYSMAKYLRDSGF, from the exons ATGTCTTGGCAAAGCTACGTGGATAACCTGATGGCCGATGGCAGCTGCCAGGATTCCGCCATTGTTGGCTACACGGACGCCAAATACGTTTGGGCATCGTCAGAGGGTGGTACTTTTAGCGGCATAACG CCTGATGAAATTGATGTGATCATTGGCAAAGACAGAGAGGGCTTCTTCACCAGTGGGATGACTCTAGGGAAAAAGAAGTGCTCCGTGATCAGAGACAGCCTTAATGTGGAAGGGGACTGGACAATGGACATCAGGACAAAGAGTCATAATGGAGAGCCGACATACAATGTTTCCATAGGCAAAGCTGGCAAAG TCTTGGTTCTTGTAATGGGGAAAGAAGGGGTCCACGGAGGCGGATTGAATAAGAAGGCATACTCAATGGCAAAATACTTGAGGGATTCAGGGTTCTAA